The genomic region TTTACTGAAGAGGCCTGACGTTCTTTTACATGTACGGGCTGGGCTTGGCCCTGAATTTCTAGGCCCGACACCCGGGCTGGGCTGGGCCCGGGCCTGGACTTTTatcgtcgggcttggctaggcccggcacGAGGGATGGCCATGTATAATTAAACCCATTAAGAGGCGCTAGAATGgtggctaaccagctacaccatgTGGCGCATACTGGTTGGTCATGGTGAAAAAGTATTTTTTTAGAGTTTTTTAAATTGCAGGAAGACTTTTTTTGAGAAAAGTTCTTttaagtttttttcttttttcttttaagaTGGTTGTAATGTCCACGTGACGTGAgaataattttttaattttttttgtgggtgattttttttaaaattaatatGATGATGAGATATACATAGCTTTCTCTCAAGCGGCCCGCAATGGCGGGCCTCAACCACTAGTCATAGGGAAAGGGAGAGTAATCAGAGGACACGTCTGTCCATAGGCGGTTCCTGTAAGGCACAGTTCGTAGGTGTAGgatttttgttatttttctcttaaGCACACACCCCCAAAGCGAAAACGGAAAAGAGTAAAAGCCCTCTGCTTTAGATGTCTGTCCCCATCCATTGTTGCTCACTCTATCATTTGGCTACTTTAGATGTCTCTTCCAGCACACATAAGTAAAAGCATAATCAAACGTCAGACAAAAAACATTTGCGCATCAATTCTACGGATGACTCAAACAGCCTACGACAAACATATGAACAAACAACGAGATCGGGAATAAATCGAATACTACAATTCAATTGATGTATGCATAAAAAACCAGGCATCACAACGATCAACTATGTATGTGTGATGGATGATCAGTGCGCCATGGAGATGGAGCCGTCCTTGATGAGGCTATTGCCGAGGGACTTGAAGCGCTGCTTGGAGTACTGGCGCGATGCTTTCCGCCAGTCCGTCCCGGCTTTCATCATCGCCACGAACTCCACGAAGCTGACCCGGCCATCCTGCATTCCATCGGCGACGACCATGGATTCAGAATGAACATGAAAATGCATGCATGGCCATAACAATTTGTGAGATTCGGAGCGAACGTACCTTGTCGGTGTCGACCTCCTGCAAGACGTGGTCGACGATGGCGTCATCGGCTCTACCGGAGTCGTCGGCGAGCGCATCGGCGAGCTCGGCGCGCTCGATGTAGCCACTGCTGTCGCGGTCGAAGAAGAGGAATGCCTTGCGGAGGTGTTGGTCGTTGGAGAGGCGCTGCAGGTGGATGGTGATGGCGACGAACTCGGCATAGTCGAGGTAGCCATCGCCGTCCACGTCGGCGGCCTCCATGAGCAGCTCCATCTCGGGCTCGGCGAGTTTGGAGCCCACCCGAGCGAGGCCGGCCTTGAGCTCCTCCAGCGTGACCCGACCGTTGTTGTCCGTGTCCATGAGCGCGAACATCTCCTTgatcacctccacctcctccgccgaCAGGTGCTCCGCGATCACCCGCATCGCCTTCTTCTTGAAGCGGTTCATGACGGAGAACTGCTTGAGCCTCGCCCGCACCACGTCCCCCAGCGGCACGTTCGGCGCCTTCTTCGCGTCCTGCAGCCACGGGTGCGCTGCATGCATGCATACGTAGATAGATCATCAGCCGCCATTGACGATGCATGTTTGAGTGGAGATCGAACAGGTAGTCACCGACCGAGGACTTGGCGGGCGGTGAGGCGCTTGCGGGGGTCCATCTCGAGCATCTGGCGGACGAGGCTCTTGGCGCTGTCGGAGATCCGAGGCCAGGGCTCGCGGTCGAAGTCCAGCACGCCACGGAGGATGGAGCGCGCCACGCCCTGCTCTGTCTCGGCCCAGAAAGGCGGGACGCCACAGAGGAGGATGTAGAGGATGACGCCGGCACTCCAGATGTCCACCTCCGGGCCGTAGCTGCGGCGGAGCACCTCTGGGGCCATGTAGTACGGGCTGCCCACGATCTCCGAGAATCGCTCGCCTGCACCATAGCAGATTTTAATCAATCACTAGTATTCCGTACTCCCTCGTGCTTTCGGAGATataattttgaccataaatttaactaacgagACCGACTATGatggaagaaaaaaaattatataatcgaaaacttcttttgaatatgaattcattggtataacttttgctcccgctgCATTCGGTCTCGctggttaaatttatgatcaaagttgaagcacgggaatAGATAAAACActatattttgaaagggagggagTACTAACTAGCACTAGCTATTGATTAAACATCATCAgctttttctcgcaaaaaaaaaaagaaaacatcatAACTTTTTTTGAGACGTATGTAAACATCAtctcgcaaaaaagaaaagaaaacatcaTTTCTTCTGTTGACTTTAGCGCGGTACGGTTTTGAGTTAACTCGCAAGTCGCAAGTCGCAACGCAAGAGGCGCGCGGCGTGTCTCGCGCGCATTTGCTGCATCCAACCAAGCAGCTGGAGGTGGAGACATGCATGGACCTAGCTCCTCCGTCCGTTCAGGGAGCAGCTTCGCCACGTTTCACTGTCGTGACTCATCGAAAGCAGTATCAACTGCTACAATTTCACATGGAGTTTTGGCTCCCGGATGCCCCGGATAAACAGTAATAAACTATTCAAACACAATATCTTTTcttgaattgtttggattgcttaccatatGTGCAATCATGCAAATCTTaaccctcttctttttcttctgaaATTTCGTTTCTTACTTCTCTGAGCTGCTGAATTCTTGTTTCTACACATCATTGTTGTACTTTAACTTTCTTGAAATGTACCGCTTACTAAAAATGTAATATATATGTCTTTCTATTTATGTTTTCGCCGAAATTTTTGAATTTTCTTTCGTGCAAAGATTGCAAAGGAGTAGTATGCACATGTTTCTCCAAATAAAAAAAACACGCCCGCTAATCAGTTTGTAAAAATGGCATAAACACACGCCCACTAATCATAACACGAAAAATCAAAATGATATCTGGCATTGCCTTTGTTAAAAAAAATAGTCTGGCATTGCCTTTGTTCATAATTCTCAGTTTTATTctacttttttttgaaaaggagataTACCCCGGCTTCTGCATCTCTTGATGCACACAGCCATTTATTAAAAAGTATCATAAAGGTTTCAAACGAAGGTCTCAAAAATAAACAAAGGTAGTACTAAGCCAAGAAAAGCCAGGCCAAAAATGAAAATCACAACCGGCGCCAGTTTTATTCTACCTGCACGTGATTTTCTGTAAACTGCTTAACGAATTGAAAAACGTAGTGCATAGGAATGAGCAGTTTGCGGACCTGGTCGGAAGAAGACGGAGAGGCCGAAGTCGATGGCCTTGAGCTGCGCGTCCTCCTCCTTGCCGGCGTAGAGGAAGTTCTCGGGCTTGAGGTCCCGGTGCATCACCCCGTGCGCGTGGCAGGCCCGCACCACCTCCGCCACCGTCCTGGCCGCGGCCGCCGCGGCGCGCTCCGTGTACCGCCCGCGCGCCACTATCCGGTCGAACAGCTCGCCGCCGTCGCAGAGCTCCATGACCAGGTGCACGGCCTCGTCGTCCTCGTAGGCGGCGCGCAGCCGCACCAGCGCCGGGTGGTCCGGCAGCGACGCCATGATGGCCACCTCGCGGCGCACGTCGGCCACGTCCACGGCCGTGCGCAGCCGCGCTTTGGGGATGGACTTGCACGCCAGCCGCTCCCGCGCCGCGCCGCGGTCCGTGGCCAGCCGCGTGACGCCGAACTCGCCGCGCCCCAGCTCGCGCCCCAGGTGGTACTTGTCCGTCACCCGCAGCCGCGGGTGGTGCGGCACCACGCCGTCCAGCACGcgcgccgccgagccgccgccgcggtGCGCGTACGGGTTGGGCTTGGCCTTGGCCCGGGGGCGGGGCCGGGGCTTGGGGCTCGCCCTGGCGGTGGTGGGGCTCGGCTCGCTGCTTCCGCTCGGTCTCGGGGGCGTCACCGGCCCCTTCCGGTGCTGCGGCCGTTGAGGTCCCGCCGCGTCGTGCTCTGGCTGGGACGAGGCGGTGCAGCAGGACAAGCAGGCGTTGCCCATCGTATCGCCCTCCTCGCCTTCTAGAAGCTTGGGCACCGCTGTCTTCCTTGTCTAGCTAGCTGTGTCTCTCGAGGCCTCCGACGACCGATGGCGCAGACGACATGCGGCAGAGTAGACGCAGCCTGCTAGCTAGCTGTGTCTCTCGAGGCCTCCGACGACCGAGCCGGCCTCTATTCTCTCTAGTCTCTATCTACAGACTAGAGCCGGCCTCTATTCTCTCTACCTTTGGCTGTGAAACAGCAGCATTATTTACCGCAGCTTGCTTGCTGGGTCGACGCAATGAGTTGGTCTCCTTGCCTCGCTGGATACCCTCGATGGAAACCGGGGCCGTTGAGCTGCAGGATCTCTTCTCAGCTGCTGCAGTTATGTGTGAAAGCTGGCTGGCATGGGAAGAGAGTGACCCGGCGGCATGAAGGCGTGAGGGTGAAGGCAAGACGCCGACGGGGAGGAAAATAATGGCGCAGGTGGTGCGTACGGTCGCCATCGCTGGCGAGGCGTTGAGCTACCGGGCGGCGGGCGGCCAAGAGGAGAATGCATGACTGCCCGCGCTGGCTACATGTCGTCTGTGGTGACATCCATGCATGCCTTACCCTTGGAACGTAGCGCTTTTCCATGGGACGTACGCGACGAGGCCACGGGGACAAGACTATAGATATGTTACAGTCCTATGCACAGCCAATTCAGATGACTAGGTAGTAGTACTAGTGCTAGAATTCCAACAACCATACCAGATTGTTGTAACAAAACGGAACAAAACTCCAACCATCTGTATCTGACGCCGCCAGAATCTGTATCTTCAGGGACAAGGACATCTCTGGGGCTGATAATAACAGCATTACTTTTGAACAAGATATAATGATAGAATGAGCAACAAAGGGCGGGGACAGGCGTCTAAAAGGAGGGGGCTTTTGCTCTTTCCCGTTTCCGCTTTGGGGGTGCTCAAGCTTAAGATAATCGATTAAACAACGGGGAAAGCAGTGGTCAAACAGCCTAAACACACATGATTAAGGCATGAGGCGCCGTGCACCAGGGCAATATGATGCATCCAGCCATCCATCCATGATTCCCCTTCCATTCCATTCAAAAGCTTGCTACTAGCTTTATTAGTATTATTTCACAAATTCCCACACCCTAGCATCAAAGAAACAAATGTGTTAACACGGCGCCGGAGAGTTTTAGGAACACAAGAAACCAGAATTGTTCTCTAGGTCAGTTGTCTGACAAAGTCATACCAGAATCTTCTTCCTAACACTAAACAAACAGAAAGATAGGAGTACAGTTACGCTCATGGGCATAGAAAACTTAGCCGCATCTCTTCATTATCGGCTACAGTGACACCCAACACGTCGCATAGAACAATTCACCAGGATCGTAAAAGACAAAGCCAGCATTCGCTGAAACAAAGAGAAAAATAGgagtaattttttttttgaaagcgACCATGACAaccaaaacaaacaaacaaacaaagggAAGTAGAAACTATGGAAAGCGACAACCCAGAGCACTACTCAAGCCAGCAATATATCCAACGAGTCAGGAACTTCCAAAGCTAACAAACCAATTGGAAATATATAACGAGAAAAAAAATACTTAGGCCTCCGAAAAAAGGAAGCAACACAAGGGAACGAACAAACATGACCTTTCAATCAAGATTCCACATTtaggggcggcgacggcgaagagATAGGACTCGAGCAACGCCTCTTGCTCGGGCATGTCCACGTCTGGCGTGATGGCTGTGCCAGCGGCGAGTTGCTGCGCCGGTGCTTGTCGAGGAGTGGACGTTATAACCCTGGTCGGCCTGTGCCTGCCAGAACGCGGCCTACCGCTCTTGCAACACCAtctcggtatagtgagcatgggtCTCGCTGATGGTGATGCCGGCATTGCCAGCTCGTCGTCGGCCGTCTCTTCCATAAGGTTGGTCGTAACGCTGGTATCCGTCTGCTGCCCAATTTGCCAGCCGGCCGCAATGGCGCGATTTCCTGTTTCTACTCAGACGAGAGGCTGTCCCAGACGACCTTGGAGCTCGAGGAGGCCATGGGGTGTGGTGCAGAGAGGAGAAAGCGAGCGGAGGATGTTGAATGCGGCTATGGCCGGGCTTGCAGTTTGTATAGCGGGTAGATTGCAGGGCAATCGACGAGGTGATTATaggcggcagacggatggacggatgGCGCCTGCTCGATATTTCTAGACAACCACACACATGTATAATGTAGCTAGGCAAACGGATGAAGAGGTCCATGTCTCCACTTCTAGCTGCTTGAATGCAGCAAATGCGCGCGAGACAAGCTGTGCGCCTCTTGCGTTGCGAGTATACGTTCTAGCATGTGGATACTTTCGTTCGTCAACCATCTTAAGTGAATAGTTCCCCTCCGCACTGCATTGGTTCACCGTCTGTGCATCAACAAACCGTAGTCATAATCATTGCTATTCTTGTTAATTGCACAACTGTAGTTTGTCACCTTGTCGGTTGCCCAACTCTAGTGAATCTatcgcccccgggtctattcttccaTCAATACAAACTCCTACAAAATTGCTCCTTATTCTTTTTCTTTACTTTTGCCATACTACTATCTATCTATTTGCTTTTAACCTTATAACTGGCAAGacaagggcttgacaacccctttgcTAAGTTGGGAGCAAGTAAGAAATTGTTGTTCAACATTAAAGATTACAATCTCCAATTCTGA from Triticum aestivum cultivar Chinese Spring chromosome 4A, IWGSC CS RefSeq v2.1, whole genome shotgun sequence harbors:
- the LOC123087245 gene encoding calcium-dependent protein kinase 9, whose amino-acid sequence is MGNACLSCCTASSQPEHDAAGPQRPQHRKGPVTPPRPSGSSEPSPTTARASPKPRPRPRAKAKPNPYAHRGGGSAARVLDGVVPHHPRLRVTDKYHLGRELGRGEFGVTRLATDRGAARERLACKSIPKARLRTAVDVADVRREVAIMASLPDHPALVRLRAAYEDDEAVHLVMELCDGGELFDRIVARGRYTERAAAAAARTVAEVVRACHAHGVMHRDLKPENFLYAGKEEDAQLKAIDFGLSVFFRPGERFSEIVGSPYYMAPEVLRRSYGPEVDIWSAGVILYILLCGVPPFWAETEQGVARSILRGVLDFDREPWPRISDSAKSLVRQMLEMDPRKRLTARQVLAHPWLQDAKKAPNVPLGDVVRARLKQFSVMNRFKKKAMRVIAEHLSAEEVEVIKEMFALMDTDNNGRVTLEELKAGLARVGSKLAEPEMELLMEAADVDGDGYLDYAEFVAITIHLQRLSNDQHLRKAFLFFDRDSSGYIERAELADALADDSGRADDAIVDHVLQEVDTDKDGRVSFVEFVAMMKAGTDWRKASRQYSKQRFKSLGNSLIKDGSISMAH